Genomic DNA from Erythrobacter aureus:
CACCGCGCGCGGGTACGCTGTCGGTGAGTTGCCGCCGGTGCGCAAGATGCCAACACCGCGCCGTGCGCGCCGCTGCGCGGAGCTATCACTGGACGAGCAAACCGGCTGTTCGTAACGCGATTGCGAGCGGTATCTCATTGTACCGGGGAGTGATGCACCCCAATATCGGTACGGCGCCCCAAGCAAGCCCCTATGAGTTAAGTCATGTTGAAGATCCTGATCGTGCTTGCTGTGATTGTTGCGGTATGTTTTGCATCGCTGGCTTTCTGGCGCTGGAACGACACACGCATCGAAAGGGCGGTGTGGGACAAGCTGGCCGCAGCGGATAAAACCACGCCCGAACGGTTCGACAGGGCGATGGTGGAAGACCTGCCGGAGGCGGCGAGGCGCTATTTCGACTACACGATCACGCCCGGCACGCCGCTTTCCTCCATTGTCATGCTCGAGATGGAAGGCAAACTCGGGCTCGGCGACAAGGGCAATCCGGGCTATCGCGATTTTCGGGCGAGCCAGATTCTCGCACCGCCGCGTGGGTTCGTGTGGAGGCTCGACGCCGGCGCGATAGGAGGCTCCGACGGCCTGGAATCCAGCCGTTCCTGGACTCGCTTCTGGTTCATGGGCCTCGTCCCCGTAGTACGGGTTTCGGACGATAGCGACCATCTGCGTTCGGCGTTCGGCCGACTGGTGGCCGAAGCCGCGTTCTGGGCACCGGCAAGCCTGTTGCCCAGCGACCACGTGCGCTGGGAGGAGGCAGGACCGAAAACCGCTCGGGCCATCGTGTCGAACGGAAGCTTCGAGCAGGCCGTCGAGATCGGCATCGCGGCCGATGGCCGACCGACCGCCGTAACGATTCAGCGCTGGAGTTCGGCCAATCCCGAGGAAACCTACCGATTTCAACCGTTTGGAGGGTCCCTGTCCGACTTTCGCGATTTCGGCGGTTATCGGATCCCGACACGCGTCGAAGGCGGCAACCATTTCGGAACGGACGCGTACTTTCCCTTCTTCAAGGCCAGGATCCGTTCGGCTCGCTTCGTGAACCTCGAAGCCGAGTAGTTCATGCTTCGAGACTCGAACGCGGGCTGTTCGTAGTCGCAGCGAGCCCGGCCAACTGGAACGGGAATCACGCATTGGGCGGGCGAACACCGACAACCATGGTGATGAGCCAAACCGGCACGAGAACCATATAGGCCATCAGTGCGGGCTCCGCGAGCAAGGGCGCCGAGACGAGATTGCCCAGCCAGGCCATCGCCGTCGCGCCGCCCAGCACCCATGAAGCCGCGCGAAATGCGCGCATCGTTCCATCAGCCGCGAAACCGATGAGGATCCACCAGAGAGCACCCAGCAGGAATTCGGCGCGCCCCCAGAGACCCACATTCACGACAGCGGAGATCGTTGTAAAGCTGTCGCGCAGGGCAATGCGGGCGGCTTCGTTCGGCGCCGATTGATAAAGCGCCGAGAGCGTGGGCCAGGCGACCGAGAGAGCGGCTGCACCGATAGCACCGATGAGGCAATATCCGACACCGAACACAGTCGCGTAATTCATCACCGGATTGGCGCGCAGCCGCAGGTGAAGGAAAATCGCAATCGGAATCTGCAAGAGATAGAAGCCCAGCATATCGGCCAGCATGGCCCTCTCGAGCCAGAGTATCGCGGCCCCGTCGAGCTCGACCATCGCAGCGGGATGCTCAAGCAGAGCGGCATCGAAATCGACGCCTGTCAACAACAGCGGGTAAACGGCCAGGCACAAGGCGGCGGCCAGGAGCGCTGCCGCCCTGATAGGCATGAGCCCTACTCTATCTGTCATACTACCCCATCCTTCCTTCTCTTCGCGACGCTTCACCCACGCACGGACAGTCACGACCTATTTTATCGATTTATATCTGTTTTACAAGGCCGTTGTCCGGGCAATATGAGTACATTCGGTCACAGATTGACGAAACGTATCATCACAGCTATCCCTTGATTCGATAATTATCGTGTTTGGGGAAGGTATGAATAATCTATCGGCACGCGGCCCCGCAATCGATCGCCGCAGCCTCCTGGCGAGCGGCGCACTAGCTGCGGTTGCGGTATCCGCCACCGGTGCGACCGATGCGGTCGCCCAAGGTGACCCGGAAATTCTCGACGTGATCATCGTGGGTGCGGGGCTCGCAGGCCTGACCGCGGCCCGCGACCTCGACCGGGCAGGGAACAACTCCTTCGCGGTGCTCGAAGCACGGGACAGGGTGGGCGGCCGCGTCCTCAATCACAGGCTGGCCGGTGGGCATTTCAGCGAGGCCGGGGGGCAATGGATCGGCCCTGGCCAAACGGCCATTGCCGACCTGGCCCGCGAGCTGGAAGTCGAGACTTTCGACTCGATTTACGACGGGCGTATGGTCTTCCGCTGGGGCTCCGATCGCGTCGCTTTCGAATCCGACGGTTCGATTGAAATCGAAGCGGGCTTGATGAAGCGACTGGACGCTCTTGCGGCGCAAGTGCCGCATGACCGGCCGTGGACGGCGCCCAACGCGCGCGAACTGGACCGCATGAGTATTGCGCAGTGGCTCGCGCGCCAGAACGTCGGTGGTCTCGATCTGCTCACGATGAAAATCGCCTCCGTGCTGACGGTCGGCAGCGGCATCGGGAATTGCTCGATGCTCTATTATCTCTCGATGCTGAACTTTGCCGGGGGCTTCCAGCGCCTCGAAGCACAGAAGGGCGGTGCACAGCAGACACGGTTCGTCGGCGGTTCGCAGGTCCTGGCCGACAAGATGGCGGACGAACTCGGGGCCAAGGTGCAGCTCGGAACCGCGGTGAAAGCGATCAGGAACTGGGACCGGGACATCGTCGAATTGGAAACGACGAAGGGGCGGCTGCGCGCCCGCCGCATCATCATGGCGCTGTCCCCGCCACTCTGCCGCAAGATCGCATTCGCCCCTGCGCTGCCCGATGCGCGCCGGGCCTTGCAGGATCGCTGGCCGGCGCATGCGCCCATGTGCAAGTCCGCGATGGCGTACAAACGCCCGTTCTGGTTCGACGAAGGCTATAACGGCCAAATCCTCTCCGCCGATGGGCCGCTGATCTGGGCCTACGACAATTCGCCTCCGCAGCAGGAGATCGGAGTCATCAACGCCTTCCTTCGCGTCGGGGAGGTCAGTCCGGATCACGAGACCGCCAAGCGGCAACTGACTAGGCTCTTTGCGGAGTCGCTGGACGACGACAGGTTCCTCGTGCCGACGGAGTTCCACCTGCACGACTGGGGGCAGGAGGAATGGAGCGTGAGTTGTGTGTCGCCCATGCCCCCGGGACTTCTGACCAGCCCTCTCATGGCGGCGCTCGACGAGCCGTGCGGCCGGCTGTGCTGGTCGGGCACCGAGACCGGCGGCATCTGGAACGGCTATATGGACGGCGCCGTGCGGTCCGGCAGGAAAGCCGCGCTGGAAACGCTTCAGGCATTGAGGGCCGAGGCATGAAGCGCCGCACGGTCCTGATCGGAGCAGCCCTTGCCCTCGGTGTCGGCTATTTCGCCTATCCTCTGGTCGATACCTATCTCGCTGCCAATGCCATCGAACAGCGCATGGCAAGCGAGGCTCAAGCGATCGAGCGGCAGCCGATCCTGCAAGTCGCCGAAGGCTGCTTCGGCTGCCACGGCGATGGCGGGAAGAGTAAATCCGACATCTACCCCTCGATTGCCGGGCACCCGAAAAACTATGTCGCCGAACAACTGCGCGCCTACGCAGATGGCTCGAGAAGCTCCGCCATCATGCAGCCCCTGTCGCTTTCTTTGAGCGATGCGGAAATCGACAGCCTCTCTCGCTGGTTCGCCGCTCAAGACGGGCCTGCCACGAAACTACAGTCGGTCCCCCAAGCGCTGGCCACCTGCACGGCATGCCATGGCGCGGGACTCGAAGGCTCGGCCGATCCCGGCAATCCCGCACCGAGGCTCGCCGGCCAGGGCGCGGACTATGTCCGGGCGCAGCTTCTGCTTTTCAGAAGCGGTGAGCGCGCGGACCCCACAGGAGCAATGAATACCATCGCCGCGGTCATGGCCGAGAGCGACATAGACGAGGCGGCCAATGCTCTCGCGACCGCTAATCGGCGATGAAAACCGCCGAACCAGTCCCGTTTCAAGAAGAGGAGAATGCAATGAGCAGCAATGCAATCAAGGTGATCAGAAAAGCCGATGGCGACTGGCTCGACCTGACGGGCAAAGTCCCGGGCGCGGAAGGAGTCAGTATCCGGATGCACGATGTCGACCAGGATACCGGGCGAGTGGTCATGTCGGTTCGCTTCGAGCCCGACGCCAAGATGCCACGCCATTCGCATCACTGCACCGCCCTCGCCTACACCCTGTCCGGTCGCTGGGCCTATGACGATGGCAGCTATAGCGAGGGCGACCTCGTTCTCGAATCGGTGGGCAACAACCATCTGCCCTGGAGCGATATCGGAACCGAGATGCTGCTGGTCTTCGAATCGCCGAATGGGCAGTACCTGGACAACCAGCTGGAAGATGGCACGTGCTTCCATCTGGGAATGCCGTTTTTCAGCGCTGTCGCAGAGATGTCGGCCAGCGAGTGGGAGACGGCCGAAGTCCTCGGCCTGGTCGAAATGATCCCGGAAATGCGCGCGGCCTGAGCCAACATGCACCCTGGGCCTTCGTAGCAGCCATCAGTTCTTCGTATCTCGAAGGCCTCAAACCCGCGTCGGTCCAGGGTGCACAACTCAAGGCAAGCGCGCCGACAGCCGACGCGATCGCCAGAATACTCTTCGGAAGTCGCTTATCCGACTTCACTGCGAAGGTGCAGGTTCCGCAGGCGAGTCCCGGGATATGCGGCGGTACGGCAAAGCCGTCCCCGATCCCGCATTGACCGCACAACGAACATCATCATGCCGCTCCCGTGCGTCGGCGAGCCGTGCTTCTGGAAACAAACCGAGTGAAAGGCGCTTCTCGGAGCCGAGGAACCGATATTTGTAGTACCTGGACCTGGGTTCGAACCGCTCGGTCGGACTCCGCGGTGCATGCTTTGGCCGTCGGACTACCCATAGTGCCGCTGGGAGGGCTTGAACGCCGGTATCTTTGCGGCCTTCGGGGATATCGGGGCATCGCCTTCTTTCCGGTCGCTATGCGCCCAACCATTGCGCCCAAAGCCGCCAGATTTGGGGGCACTTCATGGAACAAGCGAGATACCGGCTTCGGCCAATATGGCTGGAAACCCGCAGAAAATCACCGATTTGAGACGTTTGAGAAAAGGCAGTGGTGCCGCTTACAGGACTCGAACCTGTGACCCCATCATTACGAATTTCGTCCAAAGGACTTTGCGGAAAACCGCCAATCTACGCTGCGGCACGATATCCACCTGATATTGCTATAGATAATTGAAACCTGCCTACGCAGGAATCTGCCTTTCCGACGCCAGAGTTTCTCTTCGTTTGCTTACAATGTGCTTACATTGCCAACCGGAATCGCTTGTGTAAGCAAATTGCCGAGAAAGGCAGGACAGCATGAGCAAACTCACCAAGCGCAGTGTCGACAGCATGGCCATTCCCGCGAAGGGGCAGATATTTCTGTGGGATGAAGAGCTTCGTGGGTTCGGTGTCAGGGCCATGCCCTCGGGCCTCAAGGTCTTCGTGCTCCAGTACCGCAATGAAGAAGGGCGCAGTCGGCGGATCGTGCTTGCTCGTTATGGCGTCCTGACGGTCGAGCAGGCACGCAAGCAAGCCATTATGAAACTGGGTTCAGTCGCCAGTGGTGCCGACCCGGCAGAAGAGCGTGCGCAGTCGCGGGCAGCGATTACCATTGGCGAGGTTTGCAATTGGTATCTCGAGAATGCCGAGTCAGGGAAACTGCTGGGCCGCAAGCACAGGCCGATCAAGGCTTCATCGCTGGCGATGGATCGCAGCTGCATCGAGACACATATCAAACCGTTGGTCGGTAACCGCCAAGTCCGCCATCTGCGCACTGCGGACATTGAGAAGATGCAATCAGATATTGCAGTTGGACGGACAGCCAAGCTGAGGCGTGCAAGAGGTCGCAGCGGCCGGACCACCGGAGGCCCTGGTGTTGCAGGTCGAGCCGTAGCCACCCTGCGAAGCATCCTTGCCCATGCCCTGCGCTATGACCTGGTCGAGAACAATCCGGCGGCAGGTGTTCGCAAGATCGCCGCAAAGCCGCGCACGCGGCGACTGAGCGCCGAAGAAATCCGGGAACTCGGCAAAGCCTTCCCGATAGCTGAGCGCAATGGCGAAAACCCGACCGGCCTTGCCGCGATACGAGTCCTGCTCCTGACAGGCTATCGGATCTCCGAAGTGATCGGCATGGAGCGCGGCTGGCTTCATGCCGATAAAGGTTTCGTGCACTTTCCCGATACCAAGACCGATGGCCAGATCAGACCGATCGGCGAGTCTGCGATCTCGGTCCTGACTTCGGTTCCACAAAAGCGTGGCCTGCCGCTTTTCTTTCCCTCCGATCTTGTCGACCGCCCCTTCTCCGCTGTTCCACAAGTTCTACGCACACTCTGTGCGATTGCAGGCATCGAAGGTGTTTCGCCACACATTTTACGCCATACTTTTGGCAGCGTGGCAGGGGACTTGGGCTTCTCGGAACTGACCATTGCCGGACTGCTCGGGCATGGTGCACGCGGTTCAACCCAGACCTACGTCCACCTTGATGAGGCCTTGCGCTTGGCTGCCAATCGCGTTTCGGAGAAGATCGCCAACTTGCTCGATGGACGCGACATCGCAATTCTCGATATCGCCGCTTAGCCGTTCAATGCTCAATCCCCGGTCGGCTGATAGGCCAAGGCTGGCTGAACATTTGTCAGCGCCGAACTGATCCGCCGAAGGCTGTTCTGGGCCGACTTGCCAAGCATAAGCCCATTCGATTTCTCCGCCGGATCTACATATCCAACAAACTCGAACCGGCTATCGTTGCGAACGAAGGTTCGCGCGACGTGGCTGATCCTTTCGCCAAAGCCGCAAATCCCTACCCTGATTTTCCCAAGTACTGTCATTCGGTGATCGCCCCTGTCGTTCGGAGCCGCATCCAATGTGCTGCTCCCAAGATTCCAATATCATCGCGGCGAACCATCATGATCGGAACATCACTGATCCGCCCCGCCATCGGCTCATTGGCATTAAGTCCTGCGTAAAAGGCCGGTGAGCGCAAAAAGCTCTCGATCCGCGGGGTTACGCCACCGGAGATGTAGATGCCTCCGCGCGGACTGAGCATGACCGCCAGATTGCCCAACAGATTGGCCAGAACGCTCACGACAAGCTGAACCGCGGCGTAAGCGCTTTCCTCGCCATCGACTGCCTGACTGACCACTTCAGAGGGAGCCAGTTCGTTGTCTTCGAGTCCGAGAACGCGCCTTACAGCTGAGTAGGTCGCGGCAATGCCAGGGCCTGAAAGAATGCGCTCGACCCGGACAAAGCCATTACTTTCAGCAAGCAGGCCAAGAACTTCAAACTCAAGACCTCGATGGGCGCCTAGGCGCGTCTGACCCAGTTCGGTTGGGAACACCTGCAGGGATGGCCCGAAACCGGATCTGATCGCGGCGCCCAGCCCTGTCCCAACCCCCATTGCAATTGCCAAACCATCTGTTTGCGGATCGCCTTCAGTGAGCTGCAGTACTTCGTTTGGCGAAAGGTGCTGCGTGCCAATTGCGACCGCATGGTAATCATTCAATGGGAATACTTCGATCCCGGGGAATCGATCGGGCAGTTGATCGAAACCGTAGTCCCACGGGACATTGGTCGCGAGCACCTTGCCCTCCGATACCGCCCCGGCTACCGCCGCGCTGAACCGTACCGGCGCGTCGCAACCGGTCTCGTTGCAATAGAGCTCCAAGATATCGGACAGGCCGGAAAATTCGGCGCAACGGTATTTGCGAAAGCCGGAAAGGACTGCAGCCCCACCTTCCCAATCGACATGTGCGATGCGAGCATGCGTCCCGCCAATGTCGGCAGCCAATTCAGGGCCTCGTACAACTTCCGGGGAGGCGCTCATGATCAGCCCCGCCCCTGATCGAACGAATGCGCTTGCAGGTCTCCTGCAACCATTGTGTGCGTGACCTGCAGTTGCTCATCGAAAACTGTGAGATCGGCGCGCCTGCCGACCTGAAGCGTACCAAGTGCACCCTCCAAGCCCAGAAGCTCAGCCGGACTTCGAGTTGCCATGGCAATCACTTCTTCGGGAAGGAGATCAAGCATCGAGACGGCATTACGAACCGCTTCGGCCATCGAAAGGGCTGAACCTGCGAGCGTGCCCTCGGCTGTTGCCAGGCGCCCGTCGGAATAGTGAACCTCGGTATTCCCCAACTTGAAGTCGCACAGGTCAGCGCCGACGTTGGACATGGCGTCGGTGACCAGAATGGTGCGAGGGACTCCGTTTGCCCGCACGGCGAAACGCATCGATGCAGGATCGACATGATGCCCATCCACTATCAGGCCGCAGTAGACATTCCGGTCCAGCGCTGCTGCGGCAACCGGGCCTGGTGCACGCCCGAGCATAGGTGGCATGGCATTGAATAGGTGGGTGGCGCAGGTCGCCCCGGCGGCAAACGCGGCCTGCGCCTGTTCAAATGTGCAATCCGTGTGCCCGATCGATACGATCACGCCGTGAGACACTAACTCGGAAATCATGTCCACACCGACCTGCTCGGGTGCCAGAGTAACGAGCGTTTTGCCTCCCTGTATCGAAGTGAGGATGTCGAACACCTCTTTCTCCGGGCGGAGGAAAAGCGTATGATCGTGTACGCCTTTACGAGCCGGGTTTAGCAACGGCCCCTCAAAATGAACGCCCAGAATACCGGGCATGTCCGATTGCAACGCTTCGTTCACAGCTTCGGCGGTTCGACGCATGATATCGAGATCCGACGTGATCAGCGTCGGCAACATCGCTGTTGTCCCATAGGGACGATGTGCGCGAACCATCTTTTCGAGTGTCGATAATTCTGGGGCGTCACACAGCATGACACCGCCACCGCCATTGACCTGAACGTCGATAAGGCCGGGAGTAATCAGCGCACCCGATAGATCGACCACCCTGTCGTCCGATTCCGCAAAGCTCTCGATCGGAGCAATCGCATCGATTGCTCCTCCAGCCACCCGCAGTGCCAATCCATCACGGATCCCCTCTGGCGTTGCGAGGCGCGCATTGGTGAGCAAGGCCGCCATCAATGCGTCTCGGTTACTTTTTTCAGGAGAGGTGGCTGATCCGGGTTATTTCCGCGCACGGCCGCGAGTTGTGCGGCCATGAGATAGAAGGTCTGGATCATCCCGATCGCGGACGAAATGTGCGATTGTCCTTCCACAATGGAGAGGTCAGGATCGAAACGGTCAGGCGCAGCCAGAAAGACTTTTGCACCTTCGTTTGCAAAGCGATGAGCAAGCGCGACCTGCTCTTCCTCAGTTCGATCCCCGTGCACCAGAAAAAGTACAGGAACGCCTTGCGCAAGGAGGGCCATTGGGCCGTGCTGGACCTCGGCGGCACTGATCGCTTCAGCATGAATGCCACAGGTCTCTTTGAGTTTGAGCGCCGCCTCCTGGGCGATCGCGAAACCAAGCCCTCGCCCGACAATGAAACAGCTCTTCTCCTCGGAAAGGAAACGAACCATCGCATCCGCATCAAGGGAAGTTGCACGTTCGAGCACTTCAGGCAGTTCTTTCAGTACGACATCGAGATCACGCGTAGGCGCAAGTGCCGAGGCTAGTTGCACAAGCGCAGCGAGGGTGCAGATGTAGCTCTTGGTTGCCGCCACACTTTTCTCGGTTCCTGCACCAAGCGGCACTGTCCAATCTGCCGACTCCGTCAACGGCGAGCCTGGAGTGTTGACGATTGCCAACGTGCGCGAACCAGCTGCGCGAGCCATTTCGGCGTAGGCAACAATATCGGGACTCTTGCCGGACTGCGAGATCGAGACAGTCAATGCACGCGAAAGCCGCTGGTCAGCATCATAGACTGACACAAGTGAAGGCGATGCCGACGTAACAGGCAGCCCCAGAAGTGGTTCGAGAAGGTACTTGCCGAAGAGTGCCGCGTGGTCGGAACTTCCCCTGGCGCAAGTTACTATGAGATCGAGATCCTGCGCCATTATCTCATCGGCGATCTCACCGACGACCCGTTCTACTTGAAATATCTGACGTCGCACGCAGTCAGCGCTTTCTCTCGCCTCTTGCTCCATCAAACTAGGCTTGGTCATCCCTTTTCCTTGCCAGAAAATTCATGGAGTAACGCTTCCGGTTCAAATAGACCCGGCCAGAGGCGCCAGATGACGAAGCCACCGATAGCGGCGACAGCAAAATAGATGAGAGCTGCGCCCACTTGCCCGAACAGCAGTGCGCCTATGCCGAACAGGCTGGCATAGATCAGCGCGAGGGCGGCAGGGACACAGGCGAGGCCGCGCGCAAGGAAGCGATTGGGAGAGGTAGGGAGATCGACCCCCTCACGCACGGCACTCTCACGGATCTTGCGCCAGCCAGGGCCGGGCGGATCGATGCGCTTGACAAAGTCGTAGAGCACTTGATTGTCCGTCGGCTTAGTCAGGAAAGTTACGGCCAGCCAGCCGACAGTGGTAATTGCAACCGAAGCGACAAGGCGGAAGCTATCCGACCAATCGTCCGGAGCCAGGAAGGCCATCATCACGGCAACGCCAAAGCTGATAATCATGGCCGCCAGTTCCGCTTGCGCGTTGATCCGCCACCAAAACCAACGCAGCAGGAACAGCAGGCCGGTGCCAGCACCGACCGCGAGTAGGATCTGAAATGCCTGAAGCGCATTCGACAGGAACAGCGCGAGCACTCCTGCCATGACCATCAGTGCGACGGTGGCGAAACGTCCGACGCGCACCTGTTCGGCATCCGAGGCTTCGGGATTGACGTGCCGCACCCAGAAGTCGTTGACGACATAGGATGCGCCCCAGTTCAGCTGGGTGGCGATGGTCGACATATAGGCAGCGGCGAGCGAAGCTACGACCAGCCCGAGAATACCGCTCGGCAAATGCGTAAGCATGGCGGAATAGGCGAGATCGTGCCCGATCACCGATGGTGCGACATCGGGGAACGCCCGCTCGATCGAGTCGAGGTCGGGATAGAGGATCAGCGAAGCCAAGGCGACGATGATCCACGGCCAGGGGCGCACTGCATAGTGAGCGAACTGGAAGAACAGCACCGCACCGACCGAATGCTTTTCGTCCTTCGCAGCCAGCATGCGTTGCGCGACATACCCTCCGCCGCCCGGTTCCGAACCGGGATACCAGACGCTCCACCACTGCACTGCCAGCGGCACGATGAAGATCGCCACGGCCACTTCCCAATCCGCAAAGTCAGGCAGGATCGAGAGGTTCGGGGCCACCGCCGGATGGCTGGCCAACCCCGCCAATCCGCCGATTTGCGGCATGTCGAGCACGAACCAGGCCGCAGCAATCGCGCCGCCCATGGCAACAACAAAGAGGACAAGGTCGGCAACAACTACACCAAGAAAGCCGCCTGCGGTGGAAAAAAGCATGGTCGCCACGCCCATGGTCAGGATCACCTGCCAAGGCTCAGCACCCACCATAACGGCACCGATCTTGATCGCCGCCAAAGTGACAGCAGCCATAGTCAATACGTTAAACAAAACCCCAAGATACAGCGCCCTGAACGTCCGCAATATACCCCCCATCTTAGGCGAGTAGCGTAAGGTATAGAACTCCAGATCAGTCAGGATCCGCGACCGTCGCCAAAGCTTGGCATAGACAAATGCGGTGAGGACACCGGAAGGCAGGAAAGCCCACCACAGCCAGTTCTTGGAAACACCTCCAGTTCGAACCATCTCAGTGACCAGGTTGGGTGTATCTGCGGCAAAGGTCGTTGCGACTAGTGAAGCTCCAAGCAACCACCACGGCATGTTACGGCCGGATAGGAAGTAACTCTCACTCGACTCTCCGGCTCGCTTGCTAACAAGCAGGCCAATTAGCAATGAGAGAGCGGGGAATAGGCAAACGAGCAGCCAATCAATCTGCTTCACTTCACGTCCCCCGGCATGATGGGAGAAGAGGAGCCGCAGACACCAATGCAGTTTTCGCTGATCCCCACTCCTGCGCCAGACCCAGTTGCAGCAAGAAAGCTAGGACAACCAGCTCGAAGACCAGTACGCCGATCATCGCCCTGCAAAACCCTCGGCGAGCGCGCACAGGCGAATTGTGTACCACTCAAGTGTTGCGGGCGTCCCGATATGGAAATCAGCCGATTTGAACTCAAGAATTCCAGCAAGACCCGAGGGTGGTCGGTCTGAATAATCGATGCGCCTAGCGTGATTAAGTGTCCCCAGTGCCCATCAGGATCTCTCAACGCGAGTGCATCAGTATGGCCAGCCGACTTCTCCGGCGATTCCGAAAGTGTATTGACCCAAATACGTGTGCCCATCTCAGCAAGATCAACCGCGCCCTCACGAATAAAGCTTTCCGACGAAAACTTGAGCTCAACCGCAACGGGCCGAAACCGCTCTATGGCCAACGCAAAATCGCTCAGGCTTTGATCACCTTCGGTGAACTTCGGCATGAAGATCACATCATCGAAGAGCCTCGATTCATAGAACGACGAGACGTTGCTGAGATCGACCTCGGCCTTCAAGATGGCATGATCCAATAGATCCAAAGATCGTAGCTCTCGAATGATATCGTCGTAGATCTCGGCCTTGGCATCAATATTGATGAGAACGCGCCCGCTCGCTCTGAGCAGGATCTCTTCGAGTTTGGGTACTCTTTGGTCGGTACTCGTG
This window encodes:
- a CDS encoding sodium:solute symporter family protein → MKQIDWLLVCLFPALSLLIGLLVSKRAGESSESYFLSGRNMPWWLLGASLVATTFAADTPNLVTEMVRTGGVSKNWLWWAFLPSGVLTAFVYAKLWRRSRILTDLEFYTLRYSPKMGGILRTFRALYLGVLFNVLTMAAVTLAAIKIGAVMVGAEPWQVILTMGVATMLFSTAGGFLGVVVADLVLFVVAMGGAIAAAWFVLDMPQIGGLAGLASHPAVAPNLSILPDFADWEVAVAIFIVPLAVQWWSVWYPGSEPGGGGYVAQRMLAAKDEKHSVGAVLFFQFAHYAVRPWPWIIVALASLILYPDLDSIERAFPDVAPSVIGHDLAYSAMLTHLPSGILGLVVASLAAAYMSTIATQLNWGASYVVNDFWVRHVNPEASDAEQVRVGRFATVALMVMAGVLALFLSNALQAFQILLAVGAGTGLLFLLRWFWWRINAQAELAAMIISFGVAVMMAFLAPDDWSDSFRLVASVAITTVGWLAVTFLTKPTDNQVLYDFVKRIDPPGPGWRKIRESAVREGVDLPTSPNRFLARGLACVPAALALIYASLFGIGALLFGQVGAALIYFAVAAIGGFVIWRLWPGLFEPEALLHEFSGKEKG
- a CDS encoding glycerophosphodiester phosphodiesterase family protein, translating into MISRGKFCLALLAFALGGCASLTSPPEEIQQVQILRDKLFDPRGEVLVVAHRGCWENAPENSIKALDDCIELGVPVVEVDVRRTADGVLVAMHDESIDRTTTGSGRVSELRYGEIALFHLKEGAGGSLSTSTDQRVPKLEEILLRASGRVLINIDAKAEIYDDIIRELRSLDLLDHAILKAEVDLSNVSSFYESRLFDDVIFMPKFTEGDQSLSDFALAIERFRPVAVELKFSSESFIREGAVDLAEMGTRIWVNTLSESPEKSAGHTDALALRDPDGHWGHLITLGASIIQTDHPRVLLEFLSSNRLISISGRPQHLSGTQFACARSPRVLQGDDRRTGLRAGCPSFLAATGSGAGVGISENCIGVCGSSSPIMPGDVK